In the genome of Pelodiscus sinensis isolate JC-2024 chromosome 3, ASM4963464v1, whole genome shotgun sequence, one region contains:
- the LOC102457498 gene encoding transmembrane protein 121-like isoform X1, with product MDAPSPARCAPWGPEPPASSGPPGPGAAELCRALRPGGRSAPAAQPGSRRWRLRGRSIAAQTGARMVPPAPVNKPHVCLSTVLIMSSLVLMDAYLVEQNQGSRKLGICIMVSVGDVCFLLVLRYMAVWVGAEVRTAKRGYAMILWFLYVFVLEIKVYFVYQNYKADRKSLDLLARKGLTLLLSVCIPALYVLLVATEHMDYVRTFKKKEDLRNRLFWVIIDMLDVLDIQANLWEPQKKGLPLWAEGLMFFYCYILLLTLPCVSLCEISMQGFSIVPHRMMLYPMLSLLTVNIVTIFIRGGNMVFFRDARVSGIFMGKNVLAIVLKLCMFVQYRQQLRHGPAAWSAEAQYNSAPPQLLKSQDQTPGPEPLGRENT from the exons aTGGACGCGCCCAGCCCGGCTCGCTGCGCGCCCTGGGGCCCGGAGCCGCCCGCCTCCAGCGGCCCGCCGGGGCCCGGAGCCGCCGAGCTGTGCCGCGCCCTGCGGCCCGGGGGGCGctcggccccggccgcccagcccgggagcaggcgCTGGCGGCTTCGGGGGCGCAGCATCGCGGCGCAGACCGGCGCTAG GATGGTTCCCCCAGCGCCCGTCAACAAGCCCCACGTCTGCCTCTCCACCGTCCTCATCATGAGCAGCCTGGTGCTGATGGACGCCTATCTGGTGGAGCAGAACCAGGGCTCCAGGAAGCTGGGCATCTGCATCATGGTGTCCGTGGGCGACGTCTGCTTCCTGCTGGTGCTCCGGTACATGGCGGTCTGGGTCGGGGCCGAGGTGAGGACGGCCAAGCGCGGCTACGCCATGATCCTCTGGTTCCTCTACGTCTTCGTGCTGGAGATCAAGGTCTACTTCGTCTACCAGAACTACAAGGCCGACCGGAAGAGCCTGGACCTCCTGGCACGCAAAGGCCTGACCCTGCTACTGTCCGTCTGCATCCCCGCCCTCTACGTGCTGCTGGTGGCCACCGAGCACATGGACTACGTCCGGACCTTCAAGAAGAAGGAGGATCTCCGCAACCGCCTCTTCTGGGTCATCATTGACATGCTGGACGTGCTGGACATCCAGGCCAACCTGTGGGAGCCCCAGAAGAAAGGGCTGCCCCTCTGGGCCGAGGGCCTGATGTTCTTCTACTGCTACATTTTGCTCTTGACTCTCCCTTGCGTGTCCCTGTGCGAGATCAGCATGCAAGGGTTCAGCATCGTGCCGCACCGGATGATGCTCTACCCCATGCTGAGCCTGCTCACTGTCAACATCGTCACCATCTTCATCCGGGGGGGCAACATGGTCTTCTTCAGGGACGCCCGGGTCTCGGGCATCTTCATGGGCAAGAACGTGCTGGCTATCGTGCTGAAGCTCTGCATGTTCGTGCAGTACCGGCAGCAGCTGCGCCACGGGCCGGCGGCGTGGAGCGCCGAGGCCCAGTACAACTCGGCGCCCCCACAGCTGCTGAAATCCCAGGACCAGACGCCTGGCCCCGAGCCGCTGGGCCGGGAGAACACGTGA
- the LOC102457498 gene encoding transmembrane protein 121-like isoform X2 encodes MPAQRAEPSQPHGSAAPPVRMVPPAPVNKPHVCLSTVLIMSSLVLMDAYLVEQNQGSRKLGICIMVSVGDVCFLLVLRYMAVWVGAEVRTAKRGYAMILWFLYVFVLEIKVYFVYQNYKADRKSLDLLARKGLTLLLSVCIPALYVLLVATEHMDYVRTFKKKEDLRNRLFWVIIDMLDVLDIQANLWEPQKKGLPLWAEGLMFFYCYILLLTLPCVSLCEISMQGFSIVPHRMMLYPMLSLLTVNIVTIFIRGGNMVFFRDARVSGIFMGKNVLAIVLKLCMFVQYRQQLRHGPAAWSAEAQYNSAPPQLLKSQDQTPGPEPLGRENT; translated from the exons ATGCCAGCACAGCGAGctgagcccagccagccccatgggtCTGCAGCTCCCCCTGTGAG GATGGTTCCCCCAGCGCCCGTCAACAAGCCCCACGTCTGCCTCTCCACCGTCCTCATCATGAGCAGCCTGGTGCTGATGGACGCCTATCTGGTGGAGCAGAACCAGGGCTCCAGGAAGCTGGGCATCTGCATCATGGTGTCCGTGGGCGACGTCTGCTTCCTGCTGGTGCTCCGGTACATGGCGGTCTGGGTCGGGGCCGAGGTGAGGACGGCCAAGCGCGGCTACGCCATGATCCTCTGGTTCCTCTACGTCTTCGTGCTGGAGATCAAGGTCTACTTCGTCTACCAGAACTACAAGGCCGACCGGAAGAGCCTGGACCTCCTGGCACGCAAAGGCCTGACCCTGCTACTGTCCGTCTGCATCCCCGCCCTCTACGTGCTGCTGGTGGCCACCGAGCACATGGACTACGTCCGGACCTTCAAGAAGAAGGAGGATCTCCGCAACCGCCTCTTCTGGGTCATCATTGACATGCTGGACGTGCTGGACATCCAGGCCAACCTGTGGGAGCCCCAGAAGAAAGGGCTGCCCCTCTGGGCCGAGGGCCTGATGTTCTTCTACTGCTACATTTTGCTCTTGACTCTCCCTTGCGTGTCCCTGTGCGAGATCAGCATGCAAGGGTTCAGCATCGTGCCGCACCGGATGATGCTCTACCCCATGCTGAGCCTGCTCACTGTCAACATCGTCACCATCTTCATCCGGGGGGGCAACATGGTCTTCTTCAGGGACGCCCGGGTCTCGGGCATCTTCATGGGCAAGAACGTGCTGGCTATCGTGCTGAAGCTCTGCATGTTCGTGCAGTACCGGCAGCAGCTGCGCCACGGGCCGGCGGCGTGGAGCGCCGAGGCCCAGTACAACTCGGCGCCCCCACAGCTGCTGAAATCCCAGGACCAGACGCCTGGCCCCGAGCCGCTGGGCCGGGAGAACACGTGA
- the LOC102457498 gene encoding transmembrane protein 121-like isoform X3, whose protein sequence is MVPPAPVNKPHVCLSTVLIMSSLVLMDAYLVEQNQGSRKLGICIMVSVGDVCFLLVLRYMAVWVGAEVRTAKRGYAMILWFLYVFVLEIKVYFVYQNYKADRKSLDLLARKGLTLLLSVCIPALYVLLVATEHMDYVRTFKKKEDLRNRLFWVIIDMLDVLDIQANLWEPQKKGLPLWAEGLMFFYCYILLLTLPCVSLCEISMQGFSIVPHRMMLYPMLSLLTVNIVTIFIRGGNMVFFRDARVSGIFMGKNVLAIVLKLCMFVQYRQQLRHGPAAWSAEAQYNSAPPQLLKSQDQTPGPEPLGRENT, encoded by the coding sequence ATGGTTCCCCCAGCGCCCGTCAACAAGCCCCACGTCTGCCTCTCCACCGTCCTCATCATGAGCAGCCTGGTGCTGATGGACGCCTATCTGGTGGAGCAGAACCAGGGCTCCAGGAAGCTGGGCATCTGCATCATGGTGTCCGTGGGCGACGTCTGCTTCCTGCTGGTGCTCCGGTACATGGCGGTCTGGGTCGGGGCCGAGGTGAGGACGGCCAAGCGCGGCTACGCCATGATCCTCTGGTTCCTCTACGTCTTCGTGCTGGAGATCAAGGTCTACTTCGTCTACCAGAACTACAAGGCCGACCGGAAGAGCCTGGACCTCCTGGCACGCAAAGGCCTGACCCTGCTACTGTCCGTCTGCATCCCCGCCCTCTACGTGCTGCTGGTGGCCACCGAGCACATGGACTACGTCCGGACCTTCAAGAAGAAGGAGGATCTCCGCAACCGCCTCTTCTGGGTCATCATTGACATGCTGGACGTGCTGGACATCCAGGCCAACCTGTGGGAGCCCCAGAAGAAAGGGCTGCCCCTCTGGGCCGAGGGCCTGATGTTCTTCTACTGCTACATTTTGCTCTTGACTCTCCCTTGCGTGTCCCTGTGCGAGATCAGCATGCAAGGGTTCAGCATCGTGCCGCACCGGATGATGCTCTACCCCATGCTGAGCCTGCTCACTGTCAACATCGTCACCATCTTCATCCGGGGGGGCAACATGGTCTTCTTCAGGGACGCCCGGGTCTCGGGCATCTTCATGGGCAAGAACGTGCTGGCTATCGTGCTGAAGCTCTGCATGTTCGTGCAGTACCGGCAGCAGCTGCGCCACGGGCCGGCGGCGTGGAGCGCCGAGGCCCAGTACAACTCGGCGCCCCCACAGCTGCTGAAATCCCAGGACCAGACGCCTGGCCCCGAGCCGCTGGGCCGGGAGAACACGTGA